From Scomber scombrus chromosome 21, fScoSco1.1, whole genome shotgun sequence, one genomic window encodes:
- the LOC134003846 gene encoding uncharacterized protein LOC134003846 yields the protein MAMKKNHLYGNAPIILCDPVLEEKLREDAMGDQLPPSLLPGCLGEGLSKYPLGAVRVQRTHNDSQRQFHLNLRLPVSQRKRPSLLKDILPKKVFAFPYYMSDLVHSAPLPELHGGQSALVADPKFQEIVHRSRSLTEKILLSIPKTHKSCIHTETLQLNSSENAKLGIMASNIGILSPPVLRVVSENFSLDTSLKRMSEGLQLHRDLLSSISPRLENKERVTELTADIRDLSMQINKMLKMLQTETVAQPTPTPVALRLPGEYEVQVAAHLTLVQLQSFGQDMVRHLRSVDQSNEEETES from the exons ATGGCCATGAAAAAAAACCACTTGTATGGGAATGCACCCATCATCTTGTGTGACCCAGTTCTCGAGGAGAAATTAAGAGAGGATGCCATGGGGGATCAGCTGCCCCCCTCTCTGCTGCCTGGCTGCTTGGGTGAAGGGCTGTCCAAATACCCTTTGGGTGCCGTGAGGGTCCAGAGGACTCACAATGACAGCCAAAGACAGTTTCACCTCAACCTCAGACTGCCTGTTTCCCAAAGGAAACGCCCCAGtcttttaaaagacattttg CCAAAAAAAG TTTTCGCTTTCCCCTACTACATGAGCGACCTCGTCCACAGCGCTCCTCTTCCGGAGCTCCACGGCGGACAGAGCGCACTTGTTGCGGATCCGAAATTTCAGGAAATTGTGCACAGAAGCCGCAGTTTAACAGAAAAGATCCTGCTCTCCATCCCCAAGACGCACAAATCCTGCATTCACACAGAG ACCCTGCAACTCAATTCCTCAGAAAATGCAAAGCTTGGGATAATGGCATCCAACATTGGCATCCTGTCTCCTCCTGTACTCAGAGTTGTGTCAGAAAACTTTTCTTTG GACACCAGTTTGAAACGGATGTCTGAGGGTCTTCAGCTACACCGGGACCTGCTGAGCTCCATCTCTCCTCGGCTGGAGAATAAAGAGAGAGTGACTGAACTGACAGCTGATATCAGAGACCTCAGCATGCAGATCAATAAG ATGCTGAAGATGCTCCAAACAGAGACTGTGGCTCAGCCGACTCCAACCCCTGTGGCCTTACGTCTCCCAGGGGAATATGAGGTTCAGGTGGCAGCACACCTGACTCTGGTGCAGCTGCAGTCCTTTGGGCAGGACATGGTCCGCCATCTCAGGAGTGTTGACCAGAGCAACGAAGAGGAAACTGAGAGCTGA
- the lrrc3ca gene encoding leucine-rich repeat-containing protein 3B, whose product MSLLADWLLRHSVVMCLLLHSLVLMTFCFHHAATSCSKNCYCSGSESGDKTVRCSNLQLTEIPKDIPNDTRRVYLDFNQFTTVPANAFSGLPHLVELDLSHNELSQLEPGAFRGLGSLQFLDLSSNKLVNFNPESFEGLQARANLTNNPWHCDCNLQMAMPRVGLEPTSLTGIVCQTSDPEEKGVQGLAFLLVPDVDLCVVMKRTTDVAMLVVMFGWFTMVISYLVYYVRANQEDARRHLEYLKSLPSKQGKSEESSTISTVV is encoded by the coding sequence ATGTCCCTGTTGGCAGACTGGCTATTGCGACACTCAGTGGTCATGTGTTTGCTGCTGCACAGCCTGGTGCTAATGACCTTTTGCTTCCACCATGCTGCCACCAGTTGCTCCAAGAACTGCTATTGCTCTGGGAGCGAGAGTGGCGACAAGACAGTGCGCTGCAGTAATCTGCAGCTCACAGAGATCCCCAAGGACATCCCCAATGACACCCGACGTGTCTACCTGGACTTCAACCAATTTACTACAGTCCCAGCTAATGCTTTTTCAGGTTTGCCCCACCTGGTTGAACTGGATCTATCACACAATGAATTAAGTCAGCTGGAACCAGGGGCATTCAGAGGCCTGGGCTCACTACAGTTCCTAGACCTTTCTTCTAACAAGTTAGTCAATTTTAACCCTGAGTCCTTTGAGGGCCTGCAGGCTCGCGCCAACTTAACAAACAATCCTTGGCATTGTGACTGCAACTTACAGATGGCCATGCCTCGCGTGGGCCTGGAGCCTACGTCATTGACAGGCATTGTGTGCCAGACTTCAGATCCAGAGGAAAAAGGTGTTCAAGGTCTTGCCTTCCTGTTGGTGCCAGATGTAGATCTATGTGTGGTGATGAAGAGGACTACAGATGTGGCCATGCTGGTCGTCATGTTTGGCTGGTTCACCATGGTCATCTCCTACCTGGTCTATTATGTCAGAGCTAATCAGGAGGATGCCCGCAGACACCTAGAGTATCTCAAGTCGTTGCCCAGCAAACAGGGCAAGTCAGAGGAGTCTTCTACCATTAGTACTGTGGTATAG
- the top2a gene encoding DNA topoisomerase 2-alpha: MSVERIYQKKSQLEHILLRPDSYIGSVEPVTQQMWVYDQDVGLNCRDVTFVPGLYKIFDEILVNAADNKQRDMSMSCIKINIDVENNTISVWNNGKGIPVVEHKVEKVFVPALIFGQLLTSSNYDDGEKKVTGGRNGYGAKLCNIFSTKFTVETGCKESKKSFKQTWYDNMGRTGDAQIKPFDKTEFTCITFRPDLLKFKMTTLDKDIVALMTRRAYDIAGASKGVCVFFNGAKLPITDFRNYVDMYVKDKVDELGGPLNIIHEIVNERWEVCLTMSEKGFQQVSFVNSIATTKGGRHVDYVADQVVAKLIDVVKRKNKAGVTVKPFQVKSHMWLFVNCLVENPTFDSQTKENMTLQQKSFGSTCPLSEKFIKQANSCGIVESIMNWVKFKAQTQLNKKCSAVKHTKIKGVPKLDDANDAGGKNSIGCTLILTEGDSAKTLAVSGLGVIGRDRYGVFPLKGKMLNVREATHKQIMENAEINNIIKILGLQYKKNYSDPESLKTLRYGKLMIMTDQDQDGSHIKGLLINFIHHNWPSLLRHNFLEEFITPIIKVSQKKTQMSFYSIPEFNEWKASQPNTKSWKIKYYKGLGTSTSQEAKEYFADMQRHRIPFKYCGPEDDEAITLAFSRKKVDERKEWLTKFMIDRRQRKEHNLPEDYLYGQALKSLSYNDFVNKELVLFSNSDNERSIPCLVDGLKPGQRKVVFCCFKRNDKREVKVAQLAGSVAEMSAYHHGENSLMMTIIGLAQNFVGSNNMNLLQPQGQFGTRLHGGKDYASPRYIFTMLSPLARLVFPSIDDNLLKYNYDDNQRVEPEWYMPIIPTVLVNGSEGIGTGWASKIPNFDIREIVSNIHRMLNGDEALPMLPNYKGFRGTIEQLLDNQYVNSGEVAIIDDTTIEISELPVRTWTQTYKENVLEPMLNGTEKVPPLITDYKEYHTDSTVRFVVKMAPEKLREAEAAGLHKVFKLQNSLTCNSMVLFDHVGSLKKYESVQDILKDFFELRMKYYVLRKDWLVGMLGAESAKLSNQARFILEKIEGTLVIENKPKKELIRMLQEMGYDSDPVKVWKQAQEKNEVETEDGEVEEAEEDNSGPDYNYLLSMPMWFLTKEKKEELCKQRDAKLTELNTLKKKIPSDLWREDLAAFSEELERIEAKEKETDSVPQVKGTKKGKVVKVKQETMPTPQGRRVVPRITSTMKADANKKAGVSKNADKKGDGKIGKKVKREDIVMKMEFGEEEETPEPKEEMALAARLTKKVKTEGKGKVSTTGKQTTLQFKAVDKKPKKNPWSDDESDVLSDVDMEAEEFVAPREKVQRKTKAAVKYSVSDSEDEEFDDWGKKDAPKRKAVISDDDDSFVPEPTATANSDVDSPAPPPKAPVTKKVTKSKSTTSRQAESKSSSPSDDQAPCAPKAAAQRKTKEAAPKKPAAARKPAASKKKAADVKQPSILEALSKPQPSSNTAAKKDPSFDFSDSEGEVKAPAAKAKPVFKRKKVVSDDSDSSSDNLMSRLKAKSSVGGKKTKMWEEDDSFKISDGEGKSTAPAPVAQRDKPSRARKPVTYTLDSDSD; encoded by the exons ATGTCAGTGGAGCGGATCTATCAGAAGAAGTCTCAATTGGAGCACATTTTGCTCCGGCCAGACTCCTACATTGGCTCTGTAGAGCCTGTCACACAG CAAATGTGGGTGTATGATCAGGATGTTGGATTGAACTGCCGTGATGTGACATTTGTGCCTGGGCTTTACAAGATTTTTGATGAGATCCTTG TAAATGCAGCTGACAATAAGCAGAGGGACATGAGCATGTCCTGCATCAAAATCAACATTGATGT tgaaaACAACACCATTAGTGTATGGAATAATGGCAAGGGTATTCCTGTGGTGGAGCACAAGGTTGAGAAAGTCTTTGTGCCTGCTCTCATCTTTGGACAGCTCCTCACCTCCAGTAACTATGACGATGGCGAGAAGAAAGTCACCG GTGGACGTAATGGATATGGTGCTAAGCTTTGCAACATCTTTAGCACAAAGTTCACTGTTGAGACTGGCTGCAAAGAGTCAAAGAAGTCATTCAAGCAG ACTTGGTATGACAACATGGGCAGGACTGGAGATGCACAGATCAAACCATTTGACAAAACGGAATTCACTTGCATCACCTTCCGCCCAGATCTGCTCAAGTTTAAAATGACCACCCTGGACAAAGATATAGTGGCTCTGATGACTAGGAGGGCATATGACATCGCTGGCGCCAGCaagggtgtttgtgtgttcttcaACGGTGCAAAGCTGCCA ATCACAGATTTCCGTAATTATGTGGACATGTATGTGAAGGACAAGGTGGATGAGCTGGGTGGACCACTCAACATTATTCACGAGATTGTCAATGAACGCTGGGAGGTCTGTCTCACCATGAGCGAGAAAGGTTTCCAGCAAGTCAGCTTTGTCAACAGTATTGCTACAACCAAG GGCGGGAGGCACGTTGACTATGTGGCCGACCAGGTGGTTGCGAAGCTCATTGATGTGGTGAAAAGGAAGAACAAAGCTGGGGTGACGGTCAAGCCTTTCCAG GTGAAGAGCCACATGTGGCTGTTTGTCAACTGCCTGGTTGAGAACCCCACCTTTGACTCACAGACCAAAGAGAACATGACTCTGCAACAGAAGAgctttgggtccacttgtcctcTCAGTGAAAAGTTCATCAAACAG GCCAACTCCTGTGGAATTGTGGAAAGTATCATGAACTGGGTGAAGTTCAAGGCTCAAACCCAGCTCAACAAGAAATGCTCAgctgtcaaacacacaaaaatcaaaggCGTGCCTAAACTGGATGATGCCAATGATGCAG GTGGCAAGAACTCCATAGGCTGCACACTAATCCTTACTGAAGGAGACTCAGCCAAAACACTGGCTGTGTCTGGGCTGGGTGTCATCGGCAGGGACCGCTATGGCGTCTTTCCCCTGAAAGGAAAAATGCTGAATGTGCGGGAggccacacacaaacag ATTATGGAGAACGCTGAGATCAACAACATCATTAAAATCCTTGGCCTGCAGTATAAGAAGAACTACAGTGATCCAGAGTCCCTCAAGACACTGCGTTATGGCAAGCTCATGATCATGACAGATCAG GATCAAGATGGCTCCCACATTAAGGGCTTGCTGATCAACTTCATCCACCATAACTGGCCATCCTTGCTGCGCCACAACTTCCTGGAAGAGTTCATCACCCCCATCATCAAG GTATCGCAAAAGAAAACTCAGATGTCTTTCTACAGTATCCCAGAGTTCAATGAATGGAAAGCCAGCCAGCCTAACACCAAATCTTGGAAAATCAAATACTACAAAG GTTTGGGTACCAGTACGTCCCAGGAAGCGAAGGAGTATTTTGCTGATATGCAGAGGCACCGTATTCCATTCAAGTACTGCGGACCTGAAGACGATGAGGCTATCACCCTT GCCTTTAGTAGGAAGAAAGTGGATGAGCGGAAAGAGTGGCTCACCAAGTTCATGATTGACAGGCGCCAGCGCAAGGAGCACAACCTGCCAGAG GATTACCTGTATGGTCAGGCCCTCAAATCCCTTTCCTACAATGACTTTGTTAACAAGGAGCTGGTGCTTTTCTCCAACTCTGACAATGAGAGGTCAATTCCCTGCCTGGTGGATG GTCTGAAGCCAGGCCAAAGGAAGGTGGTGTTCTGTTGCTTCAAGAGAAATGACAAGCGTGAAGTGAAGGTGGCCCAATTGGCTGGCTCGGTGGCTGAGATGTCAGCCTACCACCATGGAGAG AATTCTCTGATGATGACCATTATTGGTTTAGCCCAGAACTTTGTGGGAAGCAACAACATGAACCTGTTGCAGCCTCAGGGTCAGTTTGGAACCAGGTTGCATGGAGGCAAGGACTACGCCAGCCCTCGATACATTTTCACTATGCTCAG CCCTCTGGCCCGCCTTGTTTTCCCATCTATTGATGACAACCTGCTTAAGTACAACTATGATGACAACCAGCGTGTGGAGCCAGAGTGGTACATGCCCATCATCCCCACTGTGCTGGTGAACGGCAGCGAGGGTATCGGCACAGGTTGGGCCAGCAAGATCCCCAACTTTGACATACGAGAGATCGTCAGCAACATCCACCGTATGCTGAACGGAGATGAGGCTCTGCCCATG CTTCCAAACTACAAAGGTTTCAGAGGCACAATTGAGCAGTTGTTGGACAACCAGTACGTAAACAGTGGAGAAGTGGCCATTATTGATGACACCACAATTGAGATCTCTGAATTGCCTGTAAGAACCTGGACACAG ACCTACAAGGAGAATGTTTTGGAGCCTATGTTGAATGGCACAGAGAAGGTTCCTCCTCTGATCACGGACTACAAGGAGTACCACACCGACAGCACTGTGCGCTTTGTGGTCAAGATGGCTCCAGAGAAGCTGAGGGAGGCAGAGGCTGCTGGTCTCCATAAAGTCTTCAAGCTGCAGAACTCTCTCACCTGTAACTCTATG gTCCTGTTTGACCATGTGGGCAGCCTCAAGAAGTATGAGTCCGTGCAGGATATTCTCAAGGACTTCTTCGAGTTGAGAATGAAATATTATGTGCTGAGAAAAGACTGGTTGGTTGGAATGCTGGGGGCAGAGAGCGCTAAGCTCTCCAACCAGGCTCGCTTCATCCTGGAGAAAATCGAGGGCACCTTGGTCATTG AGAACAAGCCAAAGAAGGAACTGATCCGCATGCTGCAGGAGATGGGCTATGACTCTGACCCAGTCAAGGTTTGGAAACAGGCTCAAGAGAAG AATGAGGTGGAGACAGAGGATGGAGAGGTGGAAGAAGCAGAAGAGGACAACAGTGGACCAGACTATAATTACCTGCTGAGCATGCCCATGTGGTTCTTGActaaggaaaagaaagaggagctGTGCAAACAGAGGGATGCAAAG CTGACAGAGCTGAACACCCTGAAGAAGAAGATTCCATCTGACCTGTGGAGGGAAGACCTTGCTGCTTTCTCCGAGGAGCTTGAG CGTATTGAGGCAAAAGAAAAGGAGACTGATTCTGTGCCCCAAGTTAAGGGGACCAAAAAAGGCAAAGTGGTGAAGGTGAAGCAAGAGACTATGCCCACGCCACAGGGTCGACGTGTTGTCCCACGCATCACCAGCACCATGAAAGCTGACGCTAACAAGAAGGCTGGCGTTAGCAAGAACGCTGACAAGAAAGGAGATGGCAAGATCGGCAAGAAAGTCAAG AGGGAAGATATAGTCATGAAGATGGAGtttggagaagaagaagagactcCAGAGCCAAAAGAGGAGATGGCCTTGGCTGCTCGACTCACCAAGAAAGTAAAAACTGAGGGGAAGGGTAAAG TGTCAACGACCGGCAAGCAGACCACACTTCAGTTCAAGGCTGTTGACAAGAAGCCCAAGAAGAACCCGTGGTCGGACGATGAGTCTGACGTCCTGTCCGACGTTGACATGGAGGCAGAGGAATTTGTCGCCCCCAGAGAAAAGGTTCAACGCAAAACCAAAG CTGCGGTGAAGTACAGTGTGTCCGACAGTGAAGATGAGGAGTTCGATGACTGGGGGAAGAAGGATGCTCCAAAACGGAAAGCCGTtatcagtgatgatgatgacagcttTGTCCCAGAGCCCACCGCCACAGCTAACAGTGATGTGGACTCTCCAGCCCCGCCTCCAAAAGCTCCAGTGAC GAAGAAGGTGACAAAGAGCAAATCAACAACCTCGAGACAAGCTGAAAGCAAATCAAGCT CTCCGTCTGATGATCAAGCACCTTGCGCACCAAAGGCTGCAGCTCAACGTAAAACCAAAGAGGCTGCACCCAAGAAACCCGCCGCCGCCAGGAAACCAGCCGCATCCAAGAAGAAGGCTGCAG ATGTGAAACAGCCATCCATCCTGGAAGCTCTTTCTAAACCCCAGCCTTCATCCAACACTGCTGCCAAGAAAGACCCTTCATTTGACTTCAGTGACTCAGAGGGAGAAGTTAAAGCTCCAGCCGCAAAGGCAAAGCCTGTTTTCAAACGGAAGAAGGTCGTGAGCGATGACTCCGACAGCAGCTCAGACAACCTCATGTCACGCCTCAAGGCCAAATCATCTGTGGGCGGCAAG AAAACCAAGATGTGGGAGGAGGACGACAGCTTCAAGATTTCAGATGGGGAAGGGAAATCGACAGCTCCTGCACCTGTGGCACAACGAGACAAGCCCTCTCGTGCCAGGAAACCTGTAACCTACACCCTGGACTCAGACTCTGATTGA
- the LOC134003701 gene encoding gap junction delta-3 protein-like — MGEWGFLGALFDNLQAHSPMLGRFWLLLMLVFRILILGTVASDLFDDEQEEFACNTLQPGCKQVCYDMAFPISQYRFWVFHIVLIATPSMLFLMYAMHHNNKKDSRPKSSQSSSQEYRETLSLRRLYMINVAFRIIAEVGFLVGQWFLYGFTVNPQFPCSRFPCPYTVDCFVSRPAEKTVFLYFYFGVGVLAAVSSCAELFYGSAKWFCCSSEPFTPERSCDCQNLHNLKTEEAEGEEKPLGKARSESALGSLRLKGGSLRSSKKVSSIGQKTRNGKYVSSRTLMV, encoded by the coding sequence ATGGGTGAATGGGGCTTCCTCGGAGCACTCTTTGATAACCTCCAGGCACACTCGCCTATGCTTGGTCGTTTCTGGCTCCTGCTCATGCTTGTTTTTAGGATACTGATTCTGGGTACCGTGGCCAGTGACCTGTTTGACGATGAACAAGAGGAATTTGCCTGCAACACCCTCCAGCCAGGCTGCAAACAGGTGTGCTACGACATGGCCTTCCCGATATCCCAGTACCGATTTTGGGTCTTTCACATTGTCCTCATCGCCACACCTTCCATGCTTTTCCTCATGTATGCCATGCACCACAATAACAAAAAGGACAGCCGCCCCAAAAGCAGCCAAAGTAGCAGCCAGGAATACAGAGAGACCCTTAGTTTAAGGAGGCTGTACATGATCAATGTGGCTTTTCGAATAATTGCAGAAGTCGGCTTTCTGGTGGGCCAGTGGTTTCTGTATGGTTTCACTGTGAACCCCCAGTTCCCTTGTAGCCGCTTTCCTTGCCCCTACACAGTGGACTGCTTCGTCTCACGCCCTGCAGAGAAAACAGTCTTCCTCTACTTCTACTTCGGCGTTGGGGTGTTGGCAGCGGTTTCCAGCTGTGCAGAGCTCTTCTACGGCTCCGCGAAGTGGTTTTGTTGTAGCTCGGAGCCCTTTACCCCGGAGCGTTCCTGTGACTGCCAGAACCTTCACAACTTGAAGACAGAGGAGGCAGAAGGGGAGGAGAAACCATTAGGAAAGGCAAGGTCAGAGAGTGCACTGGGCAGCTTGAGGCTGAAGGGGGGATCGCTGAGGAGCAGTAAGAAGGTCTCCAGCATCGGGCAGAAGACAAGAAACGGCAAATATGTGAGCAGCAGGACACTCATGGTGTGA